The region CTTTCATGACAAAACTTTAGTACAATAGAGTATGGATATTAATCGTGCATGACGAACAAATGAGAATGAAACGAATATATTTTGCATTAAAAGTGGTGAAAAACTTGCATAAACAAATTGAAATAGACACCGAATTCATTACATTGGGCCAGTTTTTAAAGCTGACAAATATTTTTGAATCAGGCGGTATGATTAAGGCTTTTCTACAAGATTTTGGTGTTATGGTTAATGGTGAGCAAGAGCATCGCCGTGGCAGAAAACTCTATGAACATGATGTGATTGAAGTAGAGCAAAACGGGTCCTATATAGTTACTAAGAAATAACATACATGTTGCTAAACAAATGGAAAAAAGAGGAATTTAAATGCATATTCAGCAATTAACCTTGAAAAATTATCGAAATTATGATCAGCTGGACCTCGCGTTTGATGATAAAATCAATCTTATTATTGGTGAAAATGCACAAGGAAAGACAAACCTGATGGAAGCCATTTATGTTTTAGCATTCACCAAGTCCCATCGAACAGCAAGGGAAAAAGAACTCATCCAGTGGGAGAAAGAATATGCTAAAATAGAGGGAAGGATTACAAAACGAAATCAATCGCTGCCACTTGAAATTGTTATCTCCTCAAAAGGGAAAAAAGCAAAAATGAATCATATGGAACAAAAGCGCCTGAGTGATTATGTGGGCGCATTAAACGTCGTTATGTTTGCCCCGGAAGATTTGACGCTGGTTAAAGGTGTGCCGCAAATTCGCCGACGGTTTATTGATATGGAACTTGGTCAAATTCAACCCCGATATGTTTATCATTTAGGACAGTATCAAAAAATATTAAAACAACGAAATCATTTATTAAAACAAATGCAACGCCAGTCAGTATTTGATCGTACCATGCTTACTGTTTTAACGGAGCAGTTAATTGAACATGCTGCAACATTAGTTGAGCGGCGATTTAACTTCCTGGATTTATTGCGGAAATGGGCAGGTCCTATTCATCGGGGAATAAGTCGGGGGCTTGAAAGCCTTGAAATCCAGTATTCTCCAACGATTGAAGTATCAGAAACAGCAAATAAGGAGAAAATAGTAACAACTTATCTATCCAAATTTAAAAGCCTGCAAGATAAAGAAATTGACCGGGGAACCACCTTGATCGGTCCACACCGTGATGATTTGTTGTTTTTGGTCAACAACAAGGATGTGCAAACCTTTGGCTCCCAAGGCCAGCAGCGAACAACTGCATTATCCCTTAAGCTTGCCGAGATTGAGTTAATTTGTAATGAAGTTGGTGAATATCCGGTACTTTTACTTGATGATGTATTGAGTGAACTGGATGATTACCGGCAATCTCATCTGTTAAATACGATTAAAGGTAAGGTTCAAACCTTTGTATCAACAACAAGCATTGAAGGAATTAACCATGATACATTGCAGGAAGCGGAGCTATTTCGTGTCAGAAACGGCACAGTAGATACATAGAGGTGGTGAAACTGATGTTTATTCACATTGGAAATGATACAGTTATACAATCAAAAGATGTGGTCACCATTATTGACCGAAATGTGGTTACTTCCTCTTCCATCATGGAGGAGATGATGAATGCTGCCAAACAAACGGACAAGATAGCAGGCGATCCTGATGAGTCAAAATCTGTTGTGGTGACCACTGATTATATTTACTACAGTTCACTATCCGTATCTACACTAAAAAAACGAGCAAGTATGATCTCAACAATCAGCAAGCTGGATGATTATGTGGAGGAAATCGAGTGAAAAGCTGAAATGCCCGGTAAGCGGCATGAAACTAACAAGTTTATAAAACCATGAATTTATACTTTTTTATAAAAAGAAAATAACAGCGGTCTTGCTGTATACGATATAACGAATATTAGAGATGACTCTTGTATGAAGAAATGTGGGTGAAAAAATGTCAATAGACAACAGAGTATCAGATAAACAAGCCTATAATGCAGATCAGATCCAGGTACTTGAAGGGCTTGAGGCTGTTCGCAAACGGCCTGGTATGTATATTGGTTCAACGAGTGAAAGAGGCTTACATCATCTGGTTTGGGAAATTGTGGATAATAGTATTGATGAGGCTTTGGCCGGCTTTTGTGATCATATCCAGGTCATTATCGAAAAGGATAATAGCGTCACAGTAAAAGATAATGGCCGGGGAATTCCAGTTGATATTCAAAAGAAAACAGGCAAACCTGCACTGGAAGTAATCATGACTGTCTTGCACGCCGGAGGGAAATTTGGCGGTGGCGGTTATAAGGTATCCGGTGGTCTGCATGGTGTTGGAGCATCAGTTGTCAATGCATTATCAAGCAATTTGGAAGTGTATGTCCATCGGGATGGCAAAATATACTTTTTGGCTTTTGAAAAGGGTGTTGCACAGGATGGAATTAAAGTAATTGGTGAAACAGAGATTACTGGTACAATTACCCACTTTAAGCCTGACCCGGAAATATTTACGGAAACAACGGCATTTGAATTTGACACCTTACAGCAGCGTGTTCGTGAATTAGCCTTTTTAAATAAGGGAATTCGGATTTCATTAGAAGATAAACGTACAGACGAAGAACCCGTGACCTTTCACTATGAAGGCGGGATTAAGTCATATGTTGAATATATTAATCGTACGAAAGAAGTACTGCACCCGCCGTTTTATGCTGAAACGGAAGAACAGAATATTATCGTCGAAGTAGCTATCCAATACAATGATGGCTTTGCCAGTAATATTTACTCGTTTGCCAATAATATTCATACCTATGAAGGTGGCACCCATGAGGCTGGTTTCAAAACAGGGCTGACACGGGTGATTAATGATTATGCGCGAAAGAATAGCCTGTTTAAGGAAAATGACCCGAATTTGACAGGTGATGATGTACGTGAAGGGTTGACTGCGATCGTATCCATTAAACATCCTGACCCGCAATTTGAAGGTCAAACAAAGACAAAACTAGGCAATAGCGAAGTTCGTACGGTTACCGATGCGGCCTTTAGTGAATCCTTTTCCAATTTTTTATTTGAAAATCCAACAACTGCAAAGATTATTGTGGAAAAAGGTTTGATGGCTTCAAGGGCACGAATGGCAGCTAAGAAGGCACGTGAATTAACCCGTAGAAAAGGTGCCTTGGAAGTTTCCAATCTTCCGGGAAAACTTGCAGATTGTTCGTCCCGTGACGCTGAAATAAGTGAATTATACATTGTTGAGGGAGATTCCGCTGGTGGATCTGCAAAACAAGGACGTGACCGGCATTTTCAGGCGATCCTGCCGCTACGTGGGAAAATTCTAAACGTGGAGAAAGCCCGATTGGATAAGATCTTGTCGAATAATGAAGTACGAATGATGATTACTGCTCTTGGAACCGGAATTGCGGAGGATTTTGATATCACCAAGGCACGTTATCATAAAGTAGTAATCATGACCGACGCAGATGTGGATGGTGCGCATATCAGGACATTATTATTAACCTTTTTCTATCGGTATATGCGTCCATTAATTGAAAATGGTTATATTTACATTGCTCAGCCACCGCTTTATAAAATCCAGCAAGGTAAAATAGCCCACTATGCTTATGATGATAAGGAATTGGATCGTATTTTGGAGGAAATTCCCAAGGTACCAAAACCAGGTTTACAACGTTATAAAGGTCTTGGTGAAATGAATGCCGAACAGTTATGGGAAACAACCATGAATCCGGAGTCCAGAACATTACTGCAAGTGGAACTGGAAGATGCGATTGATGCGGATCAGGTGTTTAATATCCTGATGGGTGACAAGGTAGAACCAAGACGGAACTTTATCCAGGAAAATGCGCAATATGTGAAGAACCTGGATATTTAATTGATGCATAAGAACAAAGGCGCTGGAGCCGGCATAAGCAGAACAGAGTCTGAATTTCTTAACCAGAAGATAATCCGGTGACCAGTAGAAGTCGGGGGTCTGAATCAGGAGGTAGAGTAGATGGCGGATCAACAACGTCCAAATGTTCAGGAAGTGAATCTTAGTCAGGAAATGCGGACATCCTTTCTTGACTATGCAATGAGTGTAATTGTGTCACGTGCATTGCCTGATGTGCGTGATGGTTTGAAGCCGGTTCATCGCAGAATATTATTTGCGATGAACGATTTAGGTATGCATGCGGATAAAGCATATAAAAAATCCGCTCGTATTGTCGGTGAAGTAATCGGTAAGTATCATCCACATGGTGACTCTGCCGTGTATGAATCAATGGTACGGATGGCACAGGATTTTAGTTATCGGTATATGCTTGTTGATGGACACGGGAATTTTGGGTCCGTTGACGGTGATTCGGCAGCGGCAATGCGATATACAGAGGCGCGTATGTCCAAAATATCAATGGAGTTACTTCGCGACATCAATAAGGATACCATTGATTACCAGGATAACTATGATGGTACAGAACGCGAGCCAATTGTGTTTCCTTCCCGCTTTCCAAACTTGATTGTTAACGGGACATCGGGAATTGCTGTCGGGATGGCGACAAACATTCCGCCGCACAATTTGGGTGAAACAATTGATGCAGTTCTGGCTATAAGTAAAGACCCGGAAATTTCCATTGGAGAATTAATGGAAAACTATATCCATGGTCCCGACTTCCCGACTGCAGGTCAAATTCTTGGACTCAGTGGTATTCGCAAGGCGTATGAAACAGGAAAAGGATCGATCACGATTCGGGCAAAAGTGAATATTGAGGAACAGGCAAATGGCAAGGCAACGATCATTGCAACTGAACTGCCTTACCAGGTAAACAAGGCAAAATTAGTGGAAAAGATTGCTGAACTTGTCAGGGATAAACGGATTGACGGAATTACTGATTTACGCGATGAATCTGATCGAAATGGTCTGCGTGTTGTCATTGAATTACGTCGTGATGTCAATCCAAATGTGGTGTTGAATAATTTATATAAATATACAGCACTTCAAACAACATTTGGAATCAATATGCTGGCACTGGTTGACGGACATCCAAAGGTATTAACGATAAAACAATGCCTGGTACACTATTTGGATCACCAAAAAGTCATCATTAAACGTCGTACGGCATTTGAACTTAAAAAAGCAGAAGCCCGGGCACACATATTGGAAGGATTGCGGATAGCACTTGATCATCTTGATGAAGTTATTTCACTTATTCGCAACTCCAAAACAGCCGATATTGCCCGTGATGGCTTGATGGAACGCTTCAAGTTGTCAGAAAAACAGGCACAGGCAATTCTTGATATGCGTTTGCAACGACTAACCGGTTTGGAACGGGAAAAGATCGAAAGCGAATATAATGACTTAGTCAAACTAATAGAGGAATTGAAGGCGATTCTGGCTGATGATGAAAAAGTGCTTGAGATCATCCGTGAAGAGTTAACTGAAATAAAAGAGCGCTACAGCGATGACCGGCGGACGGAAATCATGGTTGGCGGCGCTGATTTTTTCGAGGATGAAGACTTAATTCCGGAAGAAAATATCGTCATTACGCTAACCCACAAGGGGTATATTAAACGCCTGCCATCGTCGACATATCGTACTCAAAAACGTGGTGGCCGGGGAATACAAGGAATGGGGACAAATGAAGATGACTTTGTCGAACATTTAGTGTCCACCTCCACCCATGATACGGTACTTTTCTTCACGAATAAAGGGAAAGTATACAAGGTCAAAGGTTACGAGATACCTGAATTTGGACGGACAGCCAAAGGAATTCCTATTATTAATGTGCTGCAGATCGAACCGGATGAATGGGTAAATGCAGTGATTACGATTGAACAGTTTTCTGACGACTGGTATTTCTTTTTCACGACAAAATATGGCATTTCCAAACGGACGAGTTTGTCACAATTCGCTAATATACGAAAGGGCGGGTTAATTGCCTTGAATCTTCGCGAGGGTGATGAATTAATCTCTGTACGTTTAACCGATGGGAATAAACATATTATGATTGGCACCCGAAATGGTTATCTTATTCGCTTTCCTGAAGACCAAATTCGTTCAATGGGACGTATCTCAGCTGGCGTCAAAGGTATTTCATTACGTGGTGATGATGAAGTGATTTCCATGGAGATTCTTGAAGAAGGTTCCAGAATCCTGAATGTTACCAGCAAAGGGTATGGAAAACAAACACCTGAAGCAGAATACCGGGTAACAAATCGTGGCGGTAAGGGAATCTTCACTTGTAACGTAACAGAAAAGACCGGACATGTAGTTGCTGTTAAGGCAGTTACCGGTGAAGAGGATATGATGTTAATTACTGTTGCGGGTGTGTTAATTCGTATTCCGGTCGGCGGTATTTCAGAAACAGGAAGAAATACACAAGGTGTCCGCCTGATTCGTCTTCACGATGAAGAGGAAGTTGCTACAGTTACAATACTAGAACGAGACGAAGACGAAGAAGAAGAAAGTGACGATGAGGAAGTAATCAACGAAGAAACGAAACCGGCAGAGAAAATAGATGAAAATGATGACGATGAAGAATAATCTAAAGGTGACCTGTGTCATTCATGGTCACCTTTATTCTCATGTATTTCCAATTGCGAGCTCTTGTCCCAAAAGAAAAGGAATCTTATCGGCAGCTGTTTTCAAAAAATGTTTGATCCAGGGATAATCCATATCTGCCTTCCCCGTTATCAATTCGCCCCACCATTCTGTCTCATACCTGCTGATCATACTTAGATTGTAAAGCAGCAAATAATGAATTAATATCTCTGGAAGGGTCAAAAAATATTCCCGGTCCAACGGGAAATAGATTGTTCCATTTTGATGGCAAAAAAATGGGCCATGCGATTGGGCAATCGGCTTATCCAGTTCAAGATGAATTTGATTGACTGTTTGTGATACTTTATGAATATAAGGCAAGTGTGGGGAAATGCGATGAATGAATGCCTTTTTTGTTATATGATAATCATCTAAAGTTGTTGCAGGAAAAACAAGTCGATTATTGTCCGCTTTTCCAATCGCAACTAATTTTTGCTGATTAGAAAGGCTCCATAAATCATTCATTTCCGGGATTAGTGCAAATAACTTTTTCATCTTTATCTTTTCAAATGGAATGGTATTCATATCATACAGATGCCTGGCAGCATAGGAGAACAAACCATTATGCTGGATTTTAACTTCATCATGGACAAAGGTATAGTGTTTCTTTTTCCGTTTTCTTGTTGAAACACCATGGGCAAGGATAGAAGTAGATTCGGGATAATCTGGTCTTCTTGTTAAGAGACATGCCTTTAGTAAATGAGTCAATCCATAAAATAATAATATTGGCTGCATCAGCAT is a window of Lentibacillus daqui DNA encoding:
- the yaaA gene encoding S4 domain-containing protein YaaA codes for the protein MHKQIEIDTEFITLGQFLKLTNIFESGGMIKAFLQDFGVMVNGEQEHRRGRKLYEHDVIEVEQNGSYIVTKK
- the recF gene encoding DNA replication/repair protein RecF (All proteins in this family for which functions are known are DNA-binding proteins that assist the filamentation of RecA onto DNA for the initiation of recombination or recombinational repair.), which produces MHIQQLTLKNYRNYDQLDLAFDDKINLIIGENAQGKTNLMEAIYVLAFTKSHRTAREKELIQWEKEYAKIEGRITKRNQSLPLEIVISSKGKKAKMNHMEQKRLSDYVGALNVVMFAPEDLTLVKGVPQIRRRFIDMELGQIQPRYVYHLGQYQKILKQRNHLLKQMQRQSVFDRTMLTVLTEQLIEHAATLVERRFNFLDLLRKWAGPIHRGISRGLESLEIQYSPTIEVSETANKEKIVTTYLSKFKSLQDKEIDRGTTLIGPHRDDLLFLVNNKDVQTFGSQGQQRTTALSLKLAEIELICNEVGEYPVLLLDDVLSELDDYRQSHLLNTIKGKVQTFVSTTSIEGINHDTLQEAELFRVRNGTVDT
- the remB gene encoding extracellular matrix regulator RemB; this translates as MFIHIGNDTVIQSKDVVTIIDRNVVTSSSIMEEMMNAAKQTDKIAGDPDESKSVVVTTDYIYYSSLSVSTLKKRASMISTISKLDDYVEEIE
- the gyrB gene encoding DNA topoisomerase (ATP-hydrolyzing) subunit B, coding for MSIDNRVSDKQAYNADQIQVLEGLEAVRKRPGMYIGSTSERGLHHLVWEIVDNSIDEALAGFCDHIQVIIEKDNSVTVKDNGRGIPVDIQKKTGKPALEVIMTVLHAGGKFGGGGYKVSGGLHGVGASVVNALSSNLEVYVHRDGKIYFLAFEKGVAQDGIKVIGETEITGTITHFKPDPEIFTETTAFEFDTLQQRVRELAFLNKGIRISLEDKRTDEEPVTFHYEGGIKSYVEYINRTKEVLHPPFYAETEEQNIIVEVAIQYNDGFASNIYSFANNIHTYEGGTHEAGFKTGLTRVINDYARKNSLFKENDPNLTGDDVREGLTAIVSIKHPDPQFEGQTKTKLGNSEVRTVTDAAFSESFSNFLFENPTTAKIIVEKGLMASRARMAAKKARELTRRKGALEVSNLPGKLADCSSRDAEISELYIVEGDSAGGSAKQGRDRHFQAILPLRGKILNVEKARLDKILSNNEVRMMITALGTGIAEDFDITKARYHKVVIMTDADVDGAHIRTLLLTFFYRYMRPLIENGYIYIAQPPLYKIQQGKIAHYAYDDKELDRILEEIPKVPKPGLQRYKGLGEMNAEQLWETTMNPESRTLLQVELEDAIDADQVFNILMGDKVEPRRNFIQENAQYVKNLDI
- the gyrA gene encoding DNA gyrase subunit A; this translates as MADQQRPNVQEVNLSQEMRTSFLDYAMSVIVSRALPDVRDGLKPVHRRILFAMNDLGMHADKAYKKSARIVGEVIGKYHPHGDSAVYESMVRMAQDFSYRYMLVDGHGNFGSVDGDSAAAMRYTEARMSKISMELLRDINKDTIDYQDNYDGTEREPIVFPSRFPNLIVNGTSGIAVGMATNIPPHNLGETIDAVLAISKDPEISIGELMENYIHGPDFPTAGQILGLSGIRKAYETGKGSITIRAKVNIEEQANGKATIIATELPYQVNKAKLVEKIAELVRDKRIDGITDLRDESDRNGLRVVIELRRDVNPNVVLNNLYKYTALQTTFGINMLALVDGHPKVLTIKQCLVHYLDHQKVIIKRRTAFELKKAEARAHILEGLRIALDHLDEVISLIRNSKTADIARDGLMERFKLSEKQAQAILDMRLQRLTGLEREKIESEYNDLVKLIEELKAILADDEKVLEIIREELTEIKERYSDDRRTEIMVGGADFFEDEDLIPEENIVITLTHKGYIKRLPSSTYRTQKRGGRGIQGMGTNEDDFVEHLVSTSTHDTVLFFTNKGKVYKVKGYEIPEFGRTAKGIPIINVLQIEPDEWVNAVITIEQFSDDWYFFFTTKYGISKRTSLSQFANIRKGGLIALNLREGDELISVRLTDGNKHIMIGTRNGYLIRFPEDQIRSMGRISAGVKGISLRGDDEVISMEILEEGSRILNVTSKGYGKQTPEAEYRVTNRGGKGIFTCNVTEKTGHVVAVKAVTGEEDMMLITVAGVLIRIPVGGISETGRNTQGVRLIRLHDEEEVATVTILERDEDEEEESDDEEVINEETKPAEKIDENDDDEE
- a CDS encoding YaaC family protein, which encodes MSKQDLALLYLYLQSQDTAQRYLEQHYKELTGVEAKAKSYENCNPFIYYLDHGQQFITASHNSPMLMQPILLFYGLTHLLKACLLTRRPDYPESTSILAHGVSTRKRKKKHYTFVHDEVKIQHNGLFSYAARHLYDMNTIPFEKIKMKKLFALIPEMNDLWSLSNQQKLVAIGKADNNRLVFPATTLDDYHITKKAFIHRISPHLPYIHKVSQTVNQIHLELDKPIAQSHGPFFCHQNGTIYFPLDREYFLTLPEILIHYLLLYNLSMISRYETEWWGELITGKADMDYPWIKHFLKTAADKIPFLLGQELAIGNT